Proteins encoded by one window of Primulina huaijiensis isolate GDHJ02 chromosome 1, ASM1229523v2, whole genome shotgun sequence:
- the LOC140977728 gene encoding aspartate aminotransferase, mitochondrial: protein MALLLRSRVLKSGVVRGGAARSMSTAWWRHVEPAPKDPILGVTEAFLADPSPNKVNVGVGAYRDDNGKPVVLECVREAERRISGSMNMEYLPMGGSVKMVDETLKLAYGENSDLIKDRRIAAVQALSGTGACRLFADFQKRFSPDSQVYIPVPTWANHHNIWRDADVPQRTFRYYHPESRGLDFASMIDDIKNAPNGSFFLLHACAHNPTGVDPSEEQWKEISYQFKVKGHYALFDMAYQGFASGDPERDAKSIRIFLEDGHMIGCAQSYAKNMGLYGQRVGCLSVVCEDEKQAVAVKSQLQQLARPMYSNPPVHGALIVSTILGDPDLKKLWLKEVKGMADRIIGMRTALRENLENLGSPLSWEHITKQIGMFCYSGMTPEQVDRLTSEFHIYLTRNGRISMAGVTTGNVGYLADAIHKVTKSG, encoded by the exons ATGGCGCTGCTGCTTCGGAGTCGGGTCTTGAAATCCGGCGTGGTCAGAGGCGGAGCAGCTCGATCCATGTCCACGGCGTGGTGGCGCCACGTGGAGCCAGCTCCTAAAGATCCGATATTAGGTGTCACCGAAGCCTTTCTCGCCGATCCTAGTCCAAACAAAGTCAACGTCGGAGTT GGTGCATATCGTGATGATAATGGGAAACCCGTGGTGCTGGAGTGCGTCAGAGAGGCGGAGCGGAGAATTTCCGGCAGTATGAACAT GGAGTACCTTCCCATGGGAGGAAGTGTAAAAATGGTGGACGAGACTTTGAAGCTGGCTTACGGGGAAAATTCTGACTTGATTAAAGATAGACGAATTGCTGCTGTACAAGCTCTCTCTGGGACTGGTGCATGCAGGCTCTTTGCAGACTTTCAAAAACGTTTTTCCCCTGATTCACAAGTATATATTCCAGTTCCCACCTGGGCCAA TCATCACAACATCTGGAGAGATGCCGATGTTCCCCAGAGAACGTTCCGTTATTATCATCCAGAATCAAGGGGTTTGGACTTTGCTTCAATGATTGATGACATAAAG AATGCACCAAATGGATCATTCTTCCTGCTTCACGCTTGTGCTCATAACCCAACTGGAGTTGACCCTTCTGAAGAACAGTGGAAGGAAATCTCGTACCAATTTAAG GTTAAAGGACATTATGCCTTATTTGACATGGCCTATCAAGGTTTTGCTAGCGGTGATCCAGAAAGGGATGCAAAGTCCATTCGAATTTTTCTTGAGGATGGCCATATGATTGGATGTGCTCAATCTTATGCAAAGAACATGGGACTCTATGGCCAGAGAGTCGGTTGCTTGAG CGTGGTTTGTGAGGATGAAAAACAAGCTGTAGCAGTGAAAAGCCAGTTGCAGCAGCTTGCAAGGCCGATGTACAGTAATCCACCCGTCCATGGCGCCCTAATCGTTTCCACAATTCTCGGTGATCCAGACTTGAAAAAATTATGGCTGAAGGAAGTAAAA GGAATGGCTGATAGGATAATTGGAATGAGAACTGCACTGAGAGAGAATCTTGAGAACTTGGGTTCCCCCCTTTCGTGGGAGCATATAACCAAGCAG ATAGGCATGTTTTGCTATAGTGGGATGACACCAGAACAAGTCGATCGCCTGACAAGTGAATTTCACATTTACTTGACCCGCAACGGGCGCATTAG TATGGCTGGGGTGACGACGGGAAATGTTGGTTACTTGGCCGACGCTATACACAAGGTCACGAAATCAGGTTAG
- the LOC140977758 gene encoding uncharacterized protein: protein MATFKLLLFHTRRRCFSHQPPTRQLSFLGRRFSSEPDPSPNQQPSPEVPNPNIRKRLPIQPISYPAKPAPPPPPETQPDSSPSHSQSSSRDTRSFVNPEIRSWTRDEMRYMKDAPVIAPVSYPSRVAPLPEDRIKVEEEERGAGNEELERERRRIDDERWNAMRRTGVLRSRVAEEENLPLPKLIKVEKNDGDSKKKSKVIYDLKDAIQLIKSSSRKTFDETLEAHVKMTPDLRRTDLKLSGFVRLPHGFGKTYRVAAFAEGAAAAEAREAGADVVGGPELVENIRTGELKVDFDKCVATPSMMEHVKKLSRNLKQLMPDAKKGTVTNDISRAVKDAKEQSIIFKKDKTAIVHAGLGKLSFTEDALRANIGAFVNALLLSKPAGLKKSSKYAGYVDSFHICSTMGRSYPISIQSLSMAADRYTRSQLQ, encoded by the exons ATGGCGACCTTCAAACTCTTACTCTTCCATACTCGCCGCCGTTGCTTCTCCCATCAACCTCCAACTCGCCAACTATCTTTTCTCGGCCGCCGCTTCTCATCCGAACCCGACCCATCTCCAAACCAACAACCCTCTCCCGAAGTTCCCAATCCCAACATTCGGAAACGTCTACCCATACAACCCATTTCCTACCCGGCCAAACCTGCACCTCCCCCACCCCCAGAAACCCAGCCAGATTCCTCTCCATCCCATTCCCAATCCTCATCACGGGATACCAGGAGTTTTGTTAACCCAGAGATCCGATCGTGGACCCGGGATGAAATGCGTTATATGAAGGATGCCCCCGTTATTGCCCCGGTATCGTACCCAAGTAGGGTTGCCCCGTTGCCAGAGGACAGGATAAAGGTGGAAGAAGAGGAGAGGGGGGCGGGAAATGAGGAGTTGGAGAGGGAGAGACGGAGGATTGATGATGAGAGGTGGAACGCTATGAGAAGAACAGGGGTTTTGAGAAGTCGGGTGGCAGAGGAGGAGAATTTGCCGCTTCCGAAACTGATCAAGGTGGAGAAAAACGATGGTGACAGTAAGAAGAAAAGCAAGGTCATTTATGATCTGAAGGATGCGATTCAGCTCATCAAG TCTAGTTCGAGGAAGACGTTTGATGAAACTTTGGAAGCACATGTAAAAATGACCCCTGATTTGCGTCGAACTGATCTG AAGCTGAGTGGTTTTGTACGGCTCCCGCATGGTTTTGGAAAG ACATATCGAGTGGCTGCCTTTGCCGAAGGAGCTGCTGCAGCTGAGGCACGAGAGGCTGGGGCAGATGTTGTTGGTGGCCCAGAACTTGTGGAGAATATTCGAACTG GAGAACTCAAAGTAGATTTTGACAAATGTGTTGCTACACCATCCATGATGGAGCACGTGAAAAag TTGTCAAGAAATCTGAAACAATTGATGCCAGATGCAAAG AAAGGTACTGTGACTAATGATATATCTCGGGCAGTCAAAGATGCAAAAGAGCAAAGTATTATTTTCAAGAAAGATAAAACTGCAATTGTACATGCAGGCCTGGGGAAG CTAAGTTTTACAGAGGATGCTTTACGGGCAAATATTGGTGCATTTGTGAATGCTCTTTTACTTTCAAAGCCTGCTGGTTTAAAAAAGA GTTCGAAGTATGCTGGTTATGTAGACTCTTTCCATATTTGCAGCACG ATGGGTCGATCGTACCCTATCTCAATACAATCTTTGTCTATGGCAGCAGACCGATACACTCGATCACAGTTGCAATGA
- the LOC140977739 gene encoding serine/threonine-protein kinase PBS1 isoform X3, with the protein MRIVIFSDLHQCFLKVSGGTDYEPKTRNVAKAEVTTDRGLEVFTFKQLHLATGGLGKSYVVGHGAFGLVYKGVLQNGRKVAVKLMDQAGKQGEEEFTVEVELLGRLCSPYLLPLVGYCSEGNHKMLVYEFMANGGLQEHLYPIINGSKTASSKLNWDIRLRIALEAAKGLEYLHEHVNPPVIHRDFKSSNILLDENFHAKVSDFGLAKLGSEKAGGHVSTRVLGTQGYVAPEYALTGHLTTKSDVYSYGIVLLELLTGRVPVDMKGPPGEGVLVSWALPRLTDREKVGEIMDPALEGQYSMKEVIQVAAIAAMCVQPEADYRPLMVDVVQSLVPLVKHHKPSKPGNAPSFHTNSIS; encoded by the exons ATGCGTATTGTTATTTTTAGTGATTTGCATCAGTGCTTCTTGAAAGTTTCAG GAGGGACTGATTATGAGCCCAAAACTAGAAATGTTGCTAAAGCTGAAGTTACTACTGATAGAGGACTTGAAGTGTTTACTTTCAAGCAGCTGCATTTGGCCACTGGTGGACTAGGGAAATCTTATGTGGTTGGTCACGGTGCATTCGGTTTAGTATACAAAGGAGTTCTTCAAAATGGGAGAAAGGTTGCGGTTAAGCTGATGGACCAAGCTGGGAAGCAGGGAGAAGAGGAATTTACTGTTGAG GTAGAGTTGTTGGGTCGATTATGTTCGCCGTATTTGCTGCCTTTAGTTGGGTATTGCTCAGAAGGCAATCATAAAATGCTGGTTTATGAGTTCATGGCCAATGGAGGCCTGCAGGAACATCTGTACCCCATCATTAATG GTTCTAAAACCGCTTCTTCGAAACTGAACTGGGACATTCGATTGCGGATAGCTTTAGAGGCAGCAAAAGGTTTGGAGTATCTGCATGAACATGTTAATCCTCCGGTGATACATCGCGATTTCAAAAGCAGCAATATCCTTCTTGACGAAAACTTTCATGCCAAAGTTTCCGATTTCGGATTGGCAAAACTTGGATCTGAGAAAGCTGGTGGACATGTCTCTACACGAGTCTTGGGCACTCAGGGATACGTTGCACCTGA ATATGCTCTAACTGGACATCTGACCACAAAATCCGATGTGTATAGCTATGGAATTGTGCTCCTTGAGTTGCTAACTGGCCGAGTTCCAGTAGACATGAAGGGGCCTCCTGGGGAAGGTGTTCTTGTTTCATGG GCCTTGCCCCGGCTGACGGATAGAGAAAAAGTAGGTGAAATAATGGATCCAGCACTAGAGGGTCAGTACTCAATGAAAGAGGTGATTCAAGTCGCCGCCATTGCTGCCATGTGTGTCCAACCCGAGGCGGATTACAGACCTCTCATGGTGGATGTTGTGCAGTCACTCGTCCCTTTAGTCAAGCACCACAAGCCTTCAAAGCCAGGAAACGCCCCCAGTTTTCATACCAACTCCATCTCCTAA
- the LOC140977739 gene encoding serine/threonine-protein kinase PBS1 isoform X2 — protein sequence MGTEIDDNYKKKEHLVLAAILVIASVAVASLLVTFSYYCYLRYKLSKRFTTQRKRGTDYEPKTRNVAKAEVTTDRGLEVFTFKQLHLATGGLGKSYVVGHGAFGLVYKGVLQNGRKVAVKLMDQAGKQGEEEFTVEVELLGRLCSPYLLPLVGYCSEGNHKMLVYEFMANGGLQEHLYPIINGSKTASSKLNWDIRLRIALEAAKGLEYLHEHVNPPVIHRDFKSSNILLDENFHAKVSDFGLAKLGSEKAGGHVSTRVLGTQGYVAPDYGIVLLELLTGRVPVDMKGPPGEGVLVSWALPRLTDREKVGEIMDPALEGQYSMKEVIQVAAIAAMCVQPEADYRPLMVDVVQSLVPLVKHHKPSKPGNAPSFHTNSIS from the exons ATGGGAACTGAAATTGATGATAACTACAAGAAAAAGGAGCACTTAGTGTTGGCTGCAATCTTGGTTATTGCATCAGTTGCAGTTGCTTCATTGCTTGTGACATTCAGTTACTACTGCTACCTAAGATACAAACTCTCCAAGCGCTTCACCACCCAACGAAAAA GAGGGACTGATTATGAGCCCAAAACTAGAAATGTTGCTAAAGCTGAAGTTACTACTGATAGAGGACTTGAAGTGTTTACTTTCAAGCAGCTGCATTTGGCCACTGGTGGACTAGGGAAATCTTATGTGGTTGGTCACGGTGCATTCGGTTTAGTATACAAAGGAGTTCTTCAAAATGGGAGAAAGGTTGCGGTTAAGCTGATGGACCAAGCTGGGAAGCAGGGAGAAGAGGAATTTACTGTTGAG GTAGAGTTGTTGGGTCGATTATGTTCGCCGTATTTGCTGCCTTTAGTTGGGTATTGCTCAGAAGGCAATCATAAAATGCTGGTTTATGAGTTCATGGCCAATGGAGGCCTGCAGGAACATCTGTACCCCATCATTAATG GTTCTAAAACCGCTTCTTCGAAACTGAACTGGGACATTCGATTGCGGATAGCTTTAGAGGCAGCAAAAGGTTTGGAGTATCTGCATGAACATGTTAATCCTCCGGTGATACATCGCGATTTCAAAAGCAGCAATATCCTTCTTGACGAAAACTTTCATGCCAAAGTTTCCGATTTCGGATTGGCAAAACTTGGATCTGAGAAAGCTGGTGGACATGTCTCTACACGAGTCTTGGGCACTCAGGGATACGTTGCACCTGA CTATGGAATTGTGCTCCTTGAGTTGCTAACTGGCCGAGTTCCAGTAGACATGAAGGGGCCTCCTGGGGAAGGTGTTCTTGTTTCATGG GCCTTGCCCCGGCTGACGGATAGAGAAAAAGTAGGTGAAATAATGGATCCAGCACTAGAGGGTCAGTACTCAATGAAAGAGGTGATTCAAGTCGCCGCCATTGCTGCCATGTGTGTCCAACCCGAGGCGGATTACAGACCTCTCATGGTGGATGTTGTGCAGTCACTCGTCCCTTTAGTCAAGCACCACAAGCCTTCAAAGCCAGGAAACGCCCCCAGTTTTCATACCAACTCCATCTCCTAA
- the LOC140977739 gene encoding probable serine/threonine-protein kinase PBL7 isoform X1, which yields MGTEIDDNYKKKEHLVLAAILVIASVAVASLLVTFSYYCYLRYKLSKRFTTQRKRGTDYEPKTRNVAKAEVTTDRGLEVFTFKQLHLATGGLGKSYVVGHGAFGLVYKGVLQNGRKVAVKLMDQAGKQGEEEFTVEVELLGRLCSPYLLPLVGYCSEGNHKMLVYEFMANGGLQEHLYPIINGSKTASSKLNWDIRLRIALEAAKGLEYLHEHVNPPVIHRDFKSSNILLDENFHAKVSDFGLAKLGSEKAGGHVSTRVLGTQGYVAPEYALTGHLTTKSDVYSYGIVLLELLTGRVPVDMKGPPGEGVLVSWALPRLTDREKVGEIMDPALEGQYSMKEVIQVAAIAAMCVQPEADYRPLMVDVVQSLVPLVKHHKPSKPGNAPSFHTNSIS from the exons ATGGGAACTGAAATTGATGATAACTACAAGAAAAAGGAGCACTTAGTGTTGGCTGCAATCTTGGTTATTGCATCAGTTGCAGTTGCTTCATTGCTTGTGACATTCAGTTACTACTGCTACCTAAGATACAAACTCTCCAAGCGCTTCACCACCCAACGAAAAA GAGGGACTGATTATGAGCCCAAAACTAGAAATGTTGCTAAAGCTGAAGTTACTACTGATAGAGGACTTGAAGTGTTTACTTTCAAGCAGCTGCATTTGGCCACTGGTGGACTAGGGAAATCTTATGTGGTTGGTCACGGTGCATTCGGTTTAGTATACAAAGGAGTTCTTCAAAATGGGAGAAAGGTTGCGGTTAAGCTGATGGACCAAGCTGGGAAGCAGGGAGAAGAGGAATTTACTGTTGAG GTAGAGTTGTTGGGTCGATTATGTTCGCCGTATTTGCTGCCTTTAGTTGGGTATTGCTCAGAAGGCAATCATAAAATGCTGGTTTATGAGTTCATGGCCAATGGAGGCCTGCAGGAACATCTGTACCCCATCATTAATG GTTCTAAAACCGCTTCTTCGAAACTGAACTGGGACATTCGATTGCGGATAGCTTTAGAGGCAGCAAAAGGTTTGGAGTATCTGCATGAACATGTTAATCCTCCGGTGATACATCGCGATTTCAAAAGCAGCAATATCCTTCTTGACGAAAACTTTCATGCCAAAGTTTCCGATTTCGGATTGGCAAAACTTGGATCTGAGAAAGCTGGTGGACATGTCTCTACACGAGTCTTGGGCACTCAGGGATACGTTGCACCTGA ATATGCTCTAACTGGACATCTGACCACAAAATCCGATGTGTATAGCTATGGAATTGTGCTCCTTGAGTTGCTAACTGGCCGAGTTCCAGTAGACATGAAGGGGCCTCCTGGGGAAGGTGTTCTTGTTTCATGG GCCTTGCCCCGGCTGACGGATAGAGAAAAAGTAGGTGAAATAATGGATCCAGCACTAGAGGGTCAGTACTCAATGAAAGAGGTGATTCAAGTCGCCGCCATTGCTGCCATGTGTGTCCAACCCGAGGCGGATTACAGACCTCTCATGGTGGATGTTGTGCAGTCACTCGTCCCTTTAGTCAAGCACCACAAGCCTTCAAAGCCAGGAAACGCCCCCAGTTTTCATACCAACTCCATCTCCTAA